A DNA window from Ornithobacterium rhinotracheale DSM 15997 contains the following coding sequences:
- a CDS encoding UDP-2,3-diacylglucosamine diphosphatase, with protein sequence MAGGGELIIDIPAGKKIYFASDQHFGAPNETESRAREQKFIQFLNEIKPDTHALFLLGDLFDFWFEYKQVVPRGYLRVLGKLAEFADAGIPIYFFIGNHDLWMRDYLEQELNAQVFNRPQVFVINGKKCFIGHGDGLGPGDKGYKRLKKLFTNPLAKGMFYLLHPDFSLWLGKYLSRKNRYLSGDKDDNFYGDDEWLVQYAKRKLSQAHYDYFVFGHRHLPLEIKLSEQSEYINTGDWLSHFTYAVFEDEKLSLKRYIV encoded by the coding sequence ATGGCTGGCGGAGGAGAATTAATTATTGATATTCCTGCGGGGAAAAAAATCTATTTTGCGTCGGATCAGCATTTTGGTGCACCAAATGAAACAGAAAGTCGTGCGCGCGAGCAAAAATTCATTCAGTTTTTAAATGAAATAAAACCCGATACGCATGCACTTTTTCTATTGGGTGATTTATTTGATTTTTGGTTTGAGTACAAACAAGTCGTGCCGAGGGGCTATTTGCGTGTTTTGGGGAAATTAGCCGAATTTGCCGATGCAGGGATTCCGATTTATTTTTTCATTGGGAATCATGATTTGTGGATGCGCGATTATTTAGAACAAGAGCTGAATGCGCAGGTGTTTAATCGTCCGCAAGTGTTTGTGATTAATGGTAAAAAATGCTTCATTGGCCACGGCGATGGGCTAGGACCTGGCGATAAAGGCTATAAAAGGTTGAAGAAGTTGTTTACCAATCCTTTAGCTAAAGGAATGTTTTATTTATTGCATCCAGATTTTTCGCTGTGGTTGGGCAAATATTTATCGCGTAAAAATCGCTATCTCTCTGGCGATAAAGACGATAATTTCTACGGAGATGATGAATGGCTTGTGCAATATGCAAAACGAAAATTAAGCCAAGCACATTATGATTATTTTGTGTTTGGGCACAGGCATTTGCCTCTAGAAATCAAGCTTTCTGAGCAGTCCGAGTACATCAATACAGGAGATTGGCTCAGTCATTTTACCTATGCCGTTTTTGAAGACGAAAAACTTAGCTTAAAAAGATATATCGTGTAA
- a CDS encoding DUF6427 family protein has product MLSKILKLNRNFVSFLLYGVAIALILLQFHSKLHTDYDWGAAGLFAIGMACLAGYSQWISFFNRTHYFEFFSLIAFALLVPDFSNFSFFAGFLFLTIVALQLLDEFDLSDKLLSPFDIGFFMAIACFLHPPFWIFAGFLLLHYILLGRVMLRGLILCILGILTFSLLTAEVAILFDFTDLAPYLWNRFTPQVSLHFNINYLWLSPILVFTILGLNDYIQNINRHSAEKKLVFFNAIMFIPLAILYTILYANESQYAILFYTIPVAIVLTNYCMYAKTKLKEIVLFGFIISLLLYKYAHLIKLPGVLHDISF; this is encoded by the coding sequence ATGCTTTCAAAAATTCTAAAACTAAACCGAAATTTTGTATCTTTTTTGCTATACGGGGTAGCAATCGCGCTTATTTTATTACAATTTCATTCCAAACTCCACACCGATTACGATTGGGGAGCCGCAGGATTATTTGCCATAGGAATGGCTTGTTTGGCTGGTTACTCGCAGTGGATTTCATTTTTCAATCGCACGCATTATTTCGAATTTTTCAGTTTGATTGCATTTGCGCTTTTAGTTCCCGATTTTTCTAACTTTTCCTTTTTTGCGGGATTTTTATTTTTAACGATTGTTGCACTACAACTCTTAGACGAATTTGATTTAAGCGACAAGCTACTCTCTCCATTCGACATCGGTTTCTTTATGGCGATTGCATGCTTTTTGCACCCACCGTTTTGGATTTTTGCAGGCTTTCTGCTACTGCATTACATCTTGCTCGGGCGCGTAATGCTCCGCGGTTTAATATTGTGCATTTTAGGGATTTTAACCTTTTCGCTACTCACCGCTGAAGTTGCTATTTTATTTGATTTCACCGATTTAGCCCCTTACTTATGGAATCGTTTTACGCCCCAAGTTTCATTGCATTTTAATATCAATTATTTGTGGCTTTCACCTATTTTGGTGTTCACGATTCTTGGGCTAAACGACTATATCCAAAACATCAACCGACATTCGGCAGAGAAAAAACTCGTGTTTTTCAATGCAATTATGTTTATTCCGCTTGCGATTCTTTACACTATTTTATACGCCAATGAATCGCAATATGCTATCTTATTTTATACCATTCCAGTCGCTATTGTCTTAACAAATTACTGCATGTATGCTAAAACCAAACTTAAAGAAATTGTGCTTTTTGGCTTTATCATCAGTCTTTTGCTATACAAATACGCACATCTAATCAAGCTACCAGGAGTTTTACACGATATATCTTTTTAA